Proteins found in one Micropterus dolomieu isolate WLL.071019.BEF.003 ecotype Adirondacks linkage group LG10, ASM2129224v1, whole genome shotgun sequence genomic segment:
- the akirin2 gene encoding akirin-2 — MACGATLKRTLDFDPLLSQASPKRRRCAPIMSPVSSPQKYLRMEPSPFGEVSSRLTAEQILHNIKQEYKRLQKRRHLDSAFQQADGCCPLDLQNVHSGSALPGTSSGASSPTRKEQPLFSLRQVGMICERLLKEREDKIREEYDEILTTKLAEQYDAFVKFTHDQLMRRFGEQPASYVS; from the exons ATGGCTTGTGGGGCTACTCTGAAGAGGACATTGGACTTTGATCCGCTATTGAGCCAGGCGTCCCCTAAGAGAAGGAGGTGCGCCCCGATCATGTCTCCGGTCTCTTCACCACAGAAATATCTGCGAATGGAGCCCTCGCCGTTCGGGGAAGTTTCGTCCAGGCTGACCGCAG AGCAAATTTTACACAACATCAAACAGGAGTACAAGAGGCTGCAGAAACGACGACACCTGGACAGTGCTTTCCAGCAGGCAGATGGCTGCTGTCCTCTGGACCTGCAGAACGTTCACAGTGGATCTGCCTTACCAG GTACGTCTTCCGGTGCCTCATCTCCTACCAGGAAAGAGCAGCCTTTATTTTCCCTCAGGCAGGTTGGAATGATTTGTGAGAGACTACTGAAAGAGCGAGAGGACAAAATCCGTGAGGAGTATGACGAGATACTGACGACAAAGCTTGCAG AGCAATATGATGCGTTTGTCAAGTTCACGCATGATCAGCTGATGCGACGATTCGGAGAGCAGCCTGCCAGCT ATGTTTCCTGA